One Xyrauchen texanus isolate HMW12.3.18 chromosome 46, RBS_HiC_50CHRs, whole genome shotgun sequence DNA segment encodes these proteins:
- the rag1 gene encoding V(D)J recombination-activating protein 1, with protein sequence MDKERWSSKDAPRASMPDELSHPKFSEWKFKLFRVRSIEKAPLPNDATVEKENQAEVDMEMVGSPGSVMRLCFGGKSKENVEGSRERVDLKLQEIDTHMNILKSLCRLCGLSIWKAKGTAHEVQGDLEESSRCALRRMGCKLATWPEVILKVFTVDVKTDMETVHPSLFCHRCWMAAMRGGGFCSFKRTRIPVWKPHTSNCNLCFPKKSSYERMRKKRTKPLKGAHSLTKRIKKDSSASSGANRVWRQSTENQGGSGGKDWLNPSVQRGQWVKTITLCQRDHLSSKLIPQELPMDLLCAVTCQVCDHLLSDPVQSPCRHLFCRVCIVRYSHALGPHCPTCNQQLNLSQLTRPAKFFLSTLSSLPLLCPSEGCNQWVRLDSFREHCLNHYHDKESHEERTTSEPNLDVYLPINKGGRPRQHLLSLTRRAQKHRLRDLKNQVKVFADKEEGGDVKSVCLTLFLLALRAGNEHKQADELEAMMQGRGFGLHPAVCLAIRVNTFLSCSQYHKMYRTVKATSGRQIFQPLHTLRSAEKELLPGFHQFEWQPALKNVSSSWNVGIIDGLSGWMDSVDDVPADTIARRFRYDVALVSALKDLEEDIMEGLREKGLDDSTCTSGFTVVVKESCDGMGDVSEKHGMGPAVPEKAVRFSFTVMSISIRAEGEEEAVTIFQEEKPNSELSCRPLCLMFVDESDHETLTAILGPVVAERKAMMESRLILSVGGLQRSFRFIFRGTGYDEKMVREMEGLESSGSTYICTLCDSTRAEASNNMVLHSITRSHNENLERYEIWRTNPFSESAEELRDRVKGASAKPFLETQTTLDALHCDIGNATEFYKIFQDEIGEVYQKSNPSREERRSWRSALDKQLRKKLKLKPVMRMNGNFARRLMTREAIEVVCELVPSEERRKALQKLMELYLQMKPVWRSTCPARDCPDQLCQYSYNSQQFADLLSTMFKYRYDGKITNYLHKTLAHVPEIIERDGSIGAWASEGNESGNKLFRRFRKMNARQSKTFELEDVLKHHWLYTSKYLQKFMEAHRNSEKALQATFNPEETPDEVDIALDVQDF encoded by the exons ATGGACAAAGAGAGGTGGAGTTCTAAAGATGCTCCCAGAGCTTCAATGCCTGACGAACTTTCTCATCCTAAGTTCTCCGAATGGAAGTTTAAGCTCTTTCGGGTCAGATCAATTGAGAAGGCCCCCCTGCCTAATGACGCAACGGTGGAGAAGGAGAACCAGGCTGAGGTGGATATGGAGATGGTGGGCTCCCCAGGAAGCGTTATGAGGCTCTGTTTTGGGGGGAAGAGTAAGGAAAACGTGGAGGGATCTCGAGAGAGAGTGGATCTCAAGCTGCAGGAGATTGATACACATATGAATATATTAAA AAGCCTTTGTCGTCTGTGTGGCCTCTCTATATGGAAAGCTAAAGGTACGGCGCATGAAGTCCAGGGCGACCTGGAAGAGTCCAGCAGGTGTGCTTTGCGCCGGATGGGCTGCAAGTTGGCAACCTGGCCTGAGGTCATCTTGAAGGTCTTCACGGTGGACGTGAAGACCGACATGGAAACGGTCCATCCGTCCCTGTTCTGTCACCGGTGCTGGATGGCTGCCATGAGGGGAGGAGGGTTCTGTTCTTTCAAAAGGACCAGGATCCCAGTCTGGAAGCCCCACACCTCAAACTGCAACCTGTGCTTCCCCAAGAAAAGCTCTTATGAACGGATGAGAAAGAAGCGGACCAAGCCACTTAAAGGTGCACATAGCCTTACGAAGAGAATCAAGAAGGACTCCTCAGCATCCTCAGGGGCCAATAGAGTGTGGAGACAGTCCACAGAGAATCAAGGGGGATCAGGTGGGAAGGACTGGCTAAACCCATCTGTTCAGAGAGGACAATGGGTGAAGACCATTACACTCTGCCAGAGAGACCATCTGAGCTCAAAGCTCATCCCCCAAGAGCTCCCAATGGACTTGCTATGTGCCGTTACCTGCCAAGTGTGTGATCACCTTCTTTCCGACCCAGTCCAGTCCCCATGCCGACACCTGTTTTGCCGGGTCTGTATCGTAAGGTACAGTCACGCTTTGGGGCCACACTGTCCCACCTGTAACCAACAGCTGAATCTATCCCAGCTGACCAGGCCAGCCAAGTTCTTTCTCTCCACTCTCAGCTCCCTGCCTCTTCTCTGCCCCAGCGAAGGCTGCAATCAATGGGTCAGATTAGACTCCTTTAGAGAACACTGCCTCAACCACTATCATGACAAAGAGTCCCATGAAGAACGAACAACTTCAGAACCAAACCTAGATGTGTACCTGCCCATCAACAAAGGTGGGCGTCCTCGACAGCATCTGTTGTCGCTGACCCGGCGGGCACAGAAGCACAGGCTTCGAGACTTGAAGAACCAGGTGAAAGTGTTTGCCGATAAGGAAGAAGGAGGGGATGTGAAGTCGGTCTGTTTGACGCTCTTCCTTCTGGCGCTGAGAGCGGGGAATGAACACAAACAAGCAGACGAGCTGGAAGCCATGATGCAAG GCAGGGGATTTGGCCTACATCCTGCAGTGTGTTTGGCCATAAGAGTCAACACCTTCCTCAGCTGTAGTCAATACCACAAGATGTATCGCACTGTCAAGGCCACAAGTGGCCGCCAGATATTCCAGCCTCTGCACACTCTACGAAGTGCTGAGAAAGAGCTTCTTCCTGGTTTCCACCAATTTGAGTGGCAGCCGGCTCTCAAAAATGTTTCCAGCTCCTGGAATGTGGGCATCATTGATGGCCTCTCTGGCTGGATGGACTCTGTGGATGATGTCCCTGCTGACACCATTGCTAGAAGGTTCCGCTATGATGTCGCCCTCGTCTCGGCATTAAAAGACCTGGAGGAGGACATCATGGAGGGACTGAGAGAAAAGGGGCTGGATGACAGCACGTGCACCTCAGGCTTCACCGTGGTGGTAAAAGAATCATGTGATGGTATGGGAGATGTCAGCGAGAAACATGGAATGGGTCCAGCTGTGCCTGAAAAGGCAGTGAGGTTTTCCTTCACGGTCATGTCCATCTCCATCCGAGCTGAAGGTGAGGAGGAGGCCGTCACCATCTTTCAGGAGGAGAAGCCAAACTCAGAGCTCTCCTGTAGGCCTTTGTGTCTCATGTTTGTGGATGAGTCAGACCACGAGACCCTCACAGCCATCTTGGGACCTGTGGTGGCAGAGCGGAAAGCCATGATGGAAAGTCGGCTAATTCTGTCTGTCGGTGGTCTTCAGCGCTCCTTTAGGTTCATCTTCCGAGGGACAGGCTATGATGAGAAGATGGTACGGGAAATGGAAGGCCTAGAATCTTCTGGTTCCACTTACATATGTACCCTCTGCGACTCAACTCGAGCCGAAGCTTCTAATAACATGGTGCTACATTCCATCACACGTAGCCACAATGAAAACCTTGAACGGTACGAGATCTGGAGAACAAATCCATTCTCTGAGTCTGCCGAAGAGCTCCGTGACCGGGTCAAGGGTGCATCCGCCAAGCCTTTCTTGGAGACCCAGACCACCCTGGATGCCCTGCACTGTGACATTGGCAATGCGACTGAATTCTACAAGATCTTTCAGGATGAGATTGGAGAAGTCTACCAGAAAAGCAACCCAAGTCGAGAGGAGCGTCGTAGTTGGCGGTCAGCCCTGGACAAACAGCTGAGAAAGAAACTCAAACTCAAGCCTGTGATGAGGATGAACGGAAACTTTGCCCGTCGATTGATGACACGTGAGGCCATTGAGGTCGTCTGTGAGCTTGTTCCTTCCGAGGAACGTCGCAAGGCACTACAGAAGCTGATGGAACTCTACCTCCAGATGAAGCCAGTGTGGCGTTCCACCTGTCCCGCCCGAGACTGCCCTGACCAACTGTGTCAGTATAGCTACAACTCTCAGCAATTTGCCGACCTCCTTTCCACCATGTTTAAGTATCGCTATGACGGCAAAATCACCAACTACCTCCACAAGACCCTGGCCCATGTGCCTGAGATCATCGAAAGAGATGGATCAATTGGAGCATGGGCCAGTGAAGGTAATGAGTCGGGAAACAAGCTCTTCAGACGCTTTCGCAAGATGAATGCAAGGCAGTCTAAAACATTTGAACTTGAAGATGTTCTGAAACACCACTGGCTGTACACCTCCAAGTATCTACAGAAGTTTATGGAGGCTCACAGGAATTCTGAAAAAGCTCTGCAAGCCACATTCAACCCAGAAGAAACCCCAGATGAAGTTGACATAGCTCTTGATGTGCAAGATTTTTGA